A single region of the Nicotiana sylvestris chromosome 6, ASM39365v2, whole genome shotgun sequence genome encodes:
- the LOC138870792 gene encoding uncharacterized protein, giving the protein MSKKDVMSFLGQLNYINRFIAQSTIICEPIFKMLRKDAETSWTEDCQKSFDKIKEYMSTPPVLVPTELRGPLLLYLSVLDGAFGCVLGQLDETGRKEQAIYYLSKKFTPYEARYSLLECTCYALTWTTQKLRHYLCAYTTYLISRMDPLKYIFQKPMPTGEDITEAYDGWRMFFDGAVNFKGALEQFWYQKWVSIIRFILVAIDYFTKCVEATSYKAVTKKVIADFVKDRIVCRFEVSESIITENAANLNSDLMKAMCETFKIKHKNSIAYRPQMNGAVEAANKNIKKILRKMVGNHKQWHEKLPFALLGCRTTVRTSTVATPNMLVYGTEAVILAEVEIPSLRVIQEAKLSNAEWIRGHYEQLDLIDGKRMNIVCHGQLY; this is encoded by the exons atgagcaaaaaggatgtgatgagcttcctaggacagcTCAACTACATCaatcgattcatagcacagtccacaatcatatgtgaacccatcttcaagatgctaagaaaggatgccgaaacaagttggaccgaggattgtcaaaaatcttttgacaagatcaaggaatacatgtccacaccaccagttctggtcccgacAGAACTAAGaggacctttgctactctatctatctgtattagatggagccttcggatgtgttctgggacaacttgacgagacaggaagaaaggagcaggccatatattacttgagtaagaagttcacaccttatgaagcacggtattctctgcttgaatgCACTTGCTACGCTCTGACCTGGacaacccagaaattgaggcattacttatgtgcctacactacatacctcatatccaggatggatcctctaaagtacatatttcagaaacccatgcctactg gagaagatattaccgaagcatatgatggttggaggatgttctttgacggagccgtaaATTTCAAaggggcattggagcagttttggtatcagaaatgggtcagcattatccg gtttattctggtagccattgattacttcacaaaatgtgTAGAAGctacatcttacaaagctgtaaccaagaaagtcatcgcagattttgtcaaggatcgtattgtatGCCGATTCGAAGTTTCCGAGTCTATTATTACTGAAAacgccgccaatctcaatagtgatctgatgaaagccatgtgtgaaactttcaaaatcaagcacaagaattccatagcctacagacctcagatgaatggagccgtggaAGCCgctaacaaaaacatcaagaagatactaaggaaaatggtagggaaccacaaacaatggcatgagaagttaccctttgctctattggggtgCCGTACcacggttcgcacatcaaccgtgGCAACTCCcaacatgttggtttatggtaccgaggctgtcatcctagccgaagtggaaattccttctttaagagtcatacaggaagctaAACTCAGcaatgcagagtggataaggggCCACTATGAGCAATTGgaccttatcgatggaaagaggatgaacatagtatgtcacggccaactttattag